The window GAGGACGAGACGATCGCGATCGGGGACATGGCCGAGCAGATCGCGGCCTGGGAGAACGGGATCGACACGACGGAGATCACGGGTAACGAGCGCAAGCGCGTCTACACCGCGCTCCAGCAGTCGCACCTGCCGAAGATGGACGACGCGGGCGTCGTGGAGTTCAACAAGGACCGGGGCATCGTCGAGCCGACGCCCGCGCTGCAGAACGTCGACTTATATATGGACGTCGTCGAGGGGAAGGAGATCCCTTGGAGCACCTACTATCTGGGGCTCTCGGGGGTCGCCGTCGCGCTCACCGGCGCGGTGGCGCTGGACGCGTGGCCGTTCGTGCTGCTGCCCGACATGGCGTGGACGGTCGCGATCGTCGTGGCGTTCGCGTTCTCCGCGATCGCGCACAAGTACTACACCGCGGAGATGAAGGTCGGCGAACCCGAGGAGCCGCCGGAACTCACCTGAGATCAGTGTTTCAGGCAGCGGTTTCGGGTCTTCCGGCAGCGCATAACCATAGGGTCGGAACACGTCGGATAGCGTGAACAAAGTGTGAGACACCACCGCATATGAGGCGACGAAACCTCATCCTGTTGCTTGGCGGCGCGAGCTCCAGCGCGATGAGCGTCGGTACCGGCGCGTTCAGCAGTATGGAGGCGGAGCGGGGAGTGGAGGTGAACGTCGTCGAGGACGACGAGGCGTTCGTCGGGTACGAAACGCCAAAAGAAAACAAGAACGGGAACGTTCCAGTATCTGACGGGGATCGTCTAACATTAGTGACGGTTCGGAACCGATTCAGCTCGAACCACGCGATCGGTCTGGTGGGTTTCGAGATTGACGATGACGGGAAGGATATAATTGAAGACGTCAGTATCGACGTTGAGCCACCCGACAAAAGCGAGAAAGATCCAAGTTCGATTGAGGATCTAGGAAACGAATACGACGTCCAGTCGCCTGAGAAAACTTTCAAGCCACCTGGAAAAGCACAGATCACCGCAGACATCGACGGAATTTCGTCCGGACAAACAGTCGATATCGAAGTCACGATCACGGTCAAGGGGACTGGCGTCGCAGCCCGGCTGTTCGGCGATACGCGAATGTTCACGCTCGAAGGGACCGGTCCCGCAAGAATTGACAGCCTCACGTTCAACGGTGCGCGAAACGCGAATACTGACGGCGCGTCCGGAACCTACACACTCGACTTCTGGCTCGTAAATAAGAACGACTCAGACGACTACATCACGCAAGAGCGCGAGTGGAACGGAACTGGAAACGTCAATTCAGGTAACGGTCAGGGGAACAGCGAAATCAACAATTATCGCCTCCTCGCGGTCCGATTCCATGAGACGAATCAGGCGTTTTATCGCCCAAACTGCGGCATCAACGAAACCGACCTACCGTGGAATGTAGGGACGGTTGTCGAAGCCGACGGAAACGGGAATTCCGCGTGTAATCCGAACTAAGCAGTACTAGTCGACCCATTACGACTGCGGATCGTATCTCCACTGGAATACACAAAGTGACGAGTATTGGTTCGTCTATAGCAGGTCACAGATCGTTTTTGCGGCAGCGTGCAACTCGTCTAGTTTCTACATGTTCGGCTCTGTTGAAATCCTTAAGAACTGATAGGATTGGCGTGCGAGATGAAATGCGCGTATCGGTCACGTTCTATTAGTCCAATCCCTAATGATTCTCGGACGCTGTTTTTTGTTTATTAGTTCGAATATTAGACTACCCCTGCTAGATTAGGATTGAATGGGTGGTAGTTATACTGGGTGACAACTCATCGAAACGTAGTTTCATACCCCAAAATATATTGATCGCTTCGGTTCGTGGGTATAAGCCCTGAAAGCTGTTGATTCAAATCGAGAGTAAACACCGTTTTAACGGGGTTGTTGCTAGTTTCAAGCAATCCCTGAGCCTCGAGAAGGAGAATCTGGGCACACCTGAAACTAAATAGGAGGTCCAGCGTGTCATTCAGGGCTACCAATATATTTTCACATGAGGCCTGTCATTAACGGCGGTCCTATCAGGCACCTCAATACAATATAGGGAGGTGTACATGGACGAGATGAGCGCTCCCGAAGTGGGACACTCGGTTGACTCATGCAACGACGTAAACTCCTCAAGACGGTCGGCGGTATCGGCGCGGTAGCAACAGCCAGTGGTGCAGGCATCCTCGCAACGACGGGGAGTGCGGCGGCGTCAACAGTGAACATCAGCGCCGGGAACCCCGGTACGGTCAAGAATGACCGTGGTGACCTGAGCCAGGTCACTATCGACCCTGAATTTACGGTGACTTGGGAAGACCTAGACGACTACGTGGGAAAGATATTCTACCTCGTGGAAGCGAAGGTGGGAGGCGGCGACTGGGAACCGATCTACCGAGCGACTCCGTGGATCGGTTTTGAGGTCAAGAACAATTCGTACTTTCGCGTCGAGCCAGGGACGACTGGAGAGTACCGGTTGAAGCAGCCGTTCTCGGTGGCAACGTCTCAGGACCCCCGATTCAATGACGGTGATGGTCCTGATATCAGTGCCAGCCCACTCGTCATCGCAGACGAGCAGGGGAAGCCTGACTACTCGTCTCTGTCCTTCCCCGGTGGTGTGGATATCGATTCCTTCCTGGACGGGACGAGCATTGGAGGCGCAAGTGACTACCCCGGTGCTCACGAGGACGGTGGATTCCAGAACAACTACCACGATATCGACGCTGGATACTACGGAGCGGCTTCGGACACAGCCCCGTTAGACAACGGGGACGACAACGCTGGCGAAGGCTCGACCAAGACCACGCCGGTCCAGCTTCGGTACACGTTCGAGCTCCAGCGCCCGAACCTGAGTCAGCTCAAGTACGCCATCACCACGATGTACGGCGGTCAGCGTGTTCTGGCTGACGACCAGGCGACGACGTGGGCAAGTCTCTCGGACTCCGAGAAGAAGGAGGCAGGCGCAAGCCGAATTGACGGACTCGAAGTCTCGGACATCAACGCAGGCAACTCCGAGATAGTGATGTACGGCGAGGACGGATACACCGACTTCGGTGGCGCTACTCCGTCCGGACTCTCGTACTCCCAGATGCAGAACAACGACGGCCACGTCGGTGTCATGGTCGCCACGACGAGCTTCGACGTGAGTGTGACCAACGAAGGGTCGGGCTCCGGAGTCACGGGCGACTCGAACACCGGGGCGAACTAAGGTACTGGCAAACAAGCTCTCCAGCACTTTCACATACATTAGGAAATATATCGTAGTGTTCAGATAAGCTGATTCCATGCGAAAGCGAACGATCTGAGCCACTCGTCAGCAGTTTCTGCTTCGGCGTTGCTGAAACAGTTTGAGAAACAGGTAGTTCTCCGTTTTACCTCACGAAAAACACGTTCGACGCTGTTTCGATTTCCATGTCGTTCGTGTCTGAAATCGAGGTTGTGTTTGTGACAGGCTCGCTAAAGTGATGCTGATCATCGACGAGAACAGTTGCGTCATCAATATCGTGTTTGTCACGGAGATCAGCGAAAAACAGATCTGCGAGAGCGTTATTTGTAGTTGGTTCAAACTGTGTGTGTAGCAAATCGTTTGTTTCCGGATCGACAGCAGCATACAGCCAATACTGTTCATCGTTAAGTCGAATCACTGTCTCATCGACCGCAACGTGATTTGGGCTCCGACCAGATTCCGGCTATAGATCGGCCTTGTGAACCCAGTTATGAACGGTGGAGCGAACTCGATCAACACCGAATACCTCAAGAAACGAAACAGTATTCGAAAGCGATAATCCAGCCAAATGAAGCTGAATACTGAGCTTCATCAGCAGTTTCGGTGTTGCCTCTCGCTCCACAAACTCTAAGTTGATCTCGTCTAAACAGCCGCCGAGGCGGGCGTTTTCGGGATAGGTCACTTTGAAGACGCACCGCCTCGCCTTTCAATCCTTATCTGAACACCGCCCTGCTGGTGAGGCAAAGAACTACGGAGTGAATTGCTGACTACATCCTCTGTATTCAGCAGAACGCTGAGAACATATCACCAGTTGAGGATTTCAACAGAGCCACATGTTCAGGTTATAGGATGAGATCAGGCCGGTCTGGATCACACGGGAGAGAGTCATCGAAACGCAACTGCGAGTCAGCCAGATAATCGGTTGAAGGGGCTGCTTGAAAAGCGACAGAGCAAGCCTGAATCGGGATAGAACGACTCTGAAACGTCTTCAGTACTTGCCAGACAGTCTTCTGCCGACTCATAACGATATGGGATACGTCCCATGAGTGTAGTAGAGCGACCCGGGGTGACACGGGATGTCTCGTGTCCCCGAACGCGGGTCGCGTGCGGTAACAGAGGTAGACCAACCATGGAACGACGCAAATTCATGATCGGACTTGGATCGCTCGCTGCTGGCGGGGCAGCTGCAACTGGGACGGGCGCCTTCTCAGAAGTTACGGCAACCCGTAATGCAGATGTCCAGATTGCGTACGACGGAGACGCCTACCTAGCGATGAAGCCGGATTCGGGGCCGAATGGCGATTACGCCCAGTGGGCAGGTGACGGATCTGGAACACTCACACTCGATTTTAGCGGCAGCAACAGTGATGTCACCGGTGGCGGAGCCGGTGTCAATAACCAAGCGGAGTTCCGAGCAGACCGCGTGTTCACGATCACAAACCAGGGAACGCAAGATGTCTGGGTTTGGTTTGAGGATGGTGTCCCCGATGAAGGAGATCCCTTGGACGTGGTCGGGTACCCCGGTTCAACAGATGGGCCGTTCGATATCTGGTTCTACCACTTTGAGGCACGTAGCCCAGAGCAAGCGCTTGACGGCGCTGCAGGCTATGTCAACTTAGGTCCCGGAGATAGCTCAAGGATCGGTGTCGCAATCAACACTGACGTAGATGGCAATCTCAGCGAATATACTGTCCCCGTCAAGGTGATAGCTAACGATACTCGCCCGGACGACAAGCCGACCCCTGAAGGCGTGGACAGCAAGAGCGGATTCTAAGAGACCAATAGAATCTGAGAATCACACGTATTGGAGTCAAGCACTAAGCTATTCGGCTGTTGTTTCCATATTGTTCAACAATAATTAGTATGATTAATTTCCTAGTTTCTCGTTCACAATCACGTTGATATCTCGAAGTCCACAAGTCAGGCGTACGGTCAGTATTCTTATATCAAGTCGCTACAATACGTGATCGATGGTCTTGGTGAAATGGGTTACAAAAGACAGCCTTTCTCTCCCACTCCACACCACGATCCCTCAGCGGTAATACTCGATAGCATCTCGCGCGGTTCACTGGAGGCTCCGCTCGTGGTCGTATAGCTCACACCTAGACAAAGACAGGGAGCCTCCTAACCAACGTTTCGAGTCATTAACGCACGAGTATTTATTACGGCTGGTACGTGGTGCCGGACGCATACACGAAGATCGCTAGGAATCTGGAATCGTTCGAGTAACGAGTATCAGGGCTCGTGAGAAAATCTCGGTATGGCGTCGTCGCTCCCGCTATCAGAGGAGGAAAAAGAACGAATGCGGCGCGGCCGAGTCAGTTCCAGGGTCGCGACCGACGAAGCGGATATCGACGAGATACTCTACGGCTGAGTTCTGGTGTCGATTCACTCCCCGTCCTCACCATTCCCATCGCTCTCACGTTCCGCTCGCAACGTCTCCTGCGCGAACTCCCGAATTCGCTTTTTATCATCGACGCTCACGTCGACCGCCTGTGCGCTCTCGATCTGGCCGTTCACGACCGCGTTCTGCTGTGGCCCCCACACCTCGGGCGGCTGTTCCTTTATATACTCGGCCCACCGGATCACCTGCTCGTAGCGAGGCGGTCGCTCGGGGTCGTCGTCGGCTTCG is drawn from Halorubrum sp. CBA1229 and contains these coding sequences:
- a CDS encoding DUF1102 domain-containing protein, which encodes MERRKFMIGLGSLAAGGAAATGTGAFSEVTATRNADVQIAYDGDAYLAMKPDSGPNGDYAQWAGDGSGTLTLDFSGSNSDVTGGGAGVNNQAEFRADRVFTITNQGTQDVWVWFEDGVPDEGDPLDVVGYPGSTDGPFDIWFYHFEARSPEQALDGAAGYVNLGPGDSSRIGVAINTDVDGNLSEYTVPVKVIANDTRPDDKPTPEGVDSKSGF